The genomic region CGGAAATATCTTATCTGGTTAGTCAATTGTCATATTTTGTTTACCAGCATTCATTATGGCGTTACTGGCCGTCCCGTTTATCGCTACCGTATTCAGGCAGAGCATTATTCTTTACTTAAGCAATATTGCCAGTAGAAGATAAATCTTAGTCTGGGGTTATTTCGTTATATATTGATAACAAATATAACAATAATGAAAAAACACCAGCACTAAGATTTTCCTTTAAAACTTTTATAAATTGCGATGGATCAACAATTCCTGCAATATACCTGTAATATCAATCAATTATTATTAATCTCACCACCCGTTGTTTTTAATTTCAAAAACAGTAACAAAAGTTAATAAAGTATTTTATGCGCTATAGACTGTGTATTTTTAATCACAAAGGAGTAGTCTAAAAATATAGGGACAGTGAGAAGAAAAAGAGAAACAGTGGCAATGGAAACGATGCTACGTCTCAAGGAAGAGCACCTTCTGCGAGCAGATGATATGTTCACATTTTTCATAAACATACTACAAGAAGCACGGAACCTGATTCTGCTTTCCTTTTTTAAACTGCCCATCGCCAGAGACATTAACTCTCTGAAACACACGATAAAAAGAAACTAAGAATTTACATGAGGTCAGTGAAAAATTCTTATTTATTGTCAGGAGACGCTTCTCGTTTTCTGACGCAACGCCTATTCGCCAGGATCTGCATCAACCACAAAAAACAGACCATGGCTGTGATCGAATTATCAAAATTGACTGGTTTATCGCGAGGGTAAATAAATGCTATTTAGTATACAACTTCTCATAATATTAATTTGTTTGTTTTATGGTGCCAGAAAAGGCGGTATCGCACTGGGTCTGTTAGGCGGTATCGGCCTGGTTATTCTGGTCTTTGTTTTCCATCTCCAGCCGGGTAAACCACCCGTAGACGTCATGCTGGTCATTATCGCCGTGGTCGCCGCCTCGGCAACGCTTCAGGCCTCCGGTGGTCTGGACGTTATGTTGCAAATCGCAGAGAAACTGCTGCGTCGCAACCCGAAATACGTCTCCATCGTTGCGCCGTTCGTCACCTGTACCCTGACCATCCTCTGCGGTACCGGTCACGTGGTATATACCATTCTGCCGATCATTTACGACGTGGCGATTAAAAATAACATTCGTCCGGAACGTCCAATGGCCGCCAGCTCCATCGGCGCGCAAATGGGGATTATCGCCAGTCCGGTATCAGTCGCGGTTGTTTCACTGGTCGCCATGCTGGGCAACGTTACCTTTGAAGGCAAACATCTGGAATTCCTCGACCTGCTGGCCATTACCATCCCGTCTACCCTGCTGGGTATCCTGGCGATCGGTATTTTCAGCTGGTTCCGTGGTAAAGATCTGGATAAAGACGAAGACTTCCAGAAATTCATCTCCGTTCCGGAAAACCGTGAATACGTGTATGGCGACACCGCAACGCTGCTGGATAAAAAACTGCCGAAAAGCAACTGGCTGGCAATGTGGATCTTCCTGGGTTCAATCGCTATCGTTGCTCTGCTGGGTGCGTTCTCCGAGCTGCGCCCGAGCTTTGGCGGCAAAGCGCTGTCAATGGTGCTGGTCATCCAGATGTTCATGCTGCTGACCGGTGCGCTAATCATCATCCTTACCAAAACCAACCCCGCATCTATCTCTAAAAACGAAGTTTTCCGTTCAGGTATGATCGCGATTGTGGCGGTGTATGGTATCGCCTGGATGGCAGAAACCATGTTCGGCGCGCATATGGATGAAATCCAGGGCGTACTGGGCGAGATGGTGAAAGAGTATCCGTGGGCGTATGCGATTGTCCTGCTGCTGGTGTCTAAATTTGTTAACTCCCAGGCAGCGGCGCTGGCGGCTATCGTGCCAGTCGCACTCGCTATCGGCGTTGACCCGGCTTATATCGTGGCATCCGCTCCGGCATGCTACGGTTACTACATTCTGCCGACCTACCCGAGCGATCTGGCTGCAATCCAGTTCGACCGTTCCGGTACCACCCGCATTGGTCGCTTCGTCATCAACCACAGCTTTATCCTGCCAGGTTTGATTGGCGTGAGCGTATCCTGCGTATTTGGCTGGATCTTCGCCGCCATGTACGGATTCCTGTAAAGGTATCTTACGTGCCGCTCGCTTTCGGGCGGCACGTCACTTCGAAAAATTTATAATCAACAGGCTGGAAGCACATGTCTAATAAAGAATTCTTTTACCAGGCGCCTTTCCCGATGGGGGAAGACAAAACAGAGTATTACCTACTCACTTCCGACCACGTCAGCGTTAGCGAGTTTGAAGGAGAGTCCATACTGAAGGTTGAGCCGCAAGCCCTGACGCTGCTGGCACAGCAAGCCTTCCACGACGCCTCTTTCCTGCTCCGCACTGAACACCAACAGCAAGTCGCCTCCATTCTCCATGACCCCGAAGCCAGCGAAAACGATAAATACGTCGCGCTGCAATTCTTAAGAAACTCCGAAATCGCCGCCAAAGGCATTCTGCCGACCTGTCAGGATACCGGCACCGCGATCATCGTAGGGAAAAAAGGCCAGCGCGTCTGGACCGGCGGCGGTGACGAAGCGGCGCTGTCGAAAGGGGTTTACAACACATATATCGAAGATAACCTGCGCTATTCGCAAAACGCAGCGCTGGATATGTACAAAGAAGTCAACACCGGCACCAATCTCCCGGCGCAGATCGACCTCTATAGCGTTGACGGCGATGAGTACAAATTCCTCTGTGTGACCAAAGGCGGCGGTTCCGCGAATAAAACCTATCTTTATCAGGAAACGAAAGCGCTGCTCACCCCTGGCAAGCTGAAGAACTTCCTTGTTGATAAGATGCGTACTTTGGGCACCGCAGCCTGCCCGCCGTACCATATCGCGTTTGTTATTGGCGGCACCTCCGCAGAAAGCACCCTGAAAACCGTGAAGCTCGCCAGCACCCATTACTATGATGGCCTGCCAACGGAAGGGAACGAGCACGGACAGGCGTTCCGCGACGTACAACTGGAGCAGGAACTGCTGAAAGAGGCGCAGAACCTCGGCCTCGGCGCACAGTTCGGCGGGAAATATTTCGCACATGACATCCGCGTTATTCGTCTGCCGCGCCACGGTGCCTCCTGCCCGGTAGGCATGGGCGTCTCCTGTTCTGCCGACCGTAATATCAAAGCGAAAATTAACCGCAAAGGGATTTGGATCGAAAAACTGGAACGTAACCCAGGGCAGTACATTCCTGAGTCACTGCGCCAGGCGGGTGAAGGTGAAGCGGTTAAAGTTGACCTCAACCGTCCGATGAAAGAGATCCTCGCTCAGCTTTCGCAATATCCTGTCTCTACGCGCCTGTCGCTGACCGGGACCATTATTGTGGGCCGCGATATCGCCCACGCGAAGCTGAAAGAGCGCATCGATTCAGGCGAAGGGCTGCCGCAGTACATTAAAGATCACCCGATCTATTACGCGGGTCCGGCAAAAACGCCGGCAGGTTATCCGTCGGGTTCATTGGGGCCGACTACCGCGGGCCGCATGGACTCCTACGTGGATCTGCTGCAATCTCACGGCGGCAGTATGATCATGCTGGCAAAAGGCAACCGCAGCCAGCAGGTGACCGATGCCTGCCACAAACATGGCGGCTTCTATCTGGGGAGCATTGGCGGCCCGGCTGCGGTGCTGGCGCAGCAGAGCATTAAGCATCTGGAGTGCGTTGAGTACCCTGAGCTGGGTATGGAAGCGATCTGGAAAATCGAAGTGGAAGACTTCCCGGCGTTTATCCTCGTGGATGACAAAGGCAACGACTTCTTCCAGCAGATCCTTAGCAAGCAGTGCGCAAACTGCGCGAAATAACCTTTCCGGCCCGGTATCCTCCGGGCCTTTTCCTTGTCTGCAAAAGTCCATCGTTGAATTTTTTTCGATTCCGGTGAATATTGGTCTTTTCCAATGACTTGTGAAATCACATGGTACGCACACTGAACCCGCTGTTGCTGAACGCAGGCGCCCTGTTTCTGATCCTTCTCCTCGTCTATACCGGCCTCTTTGCGGGCGATAAGCTGACCTGGCTGATGGAGGTTACTCCGGTAATTATTGTGGTGCCGCTCCTGCTGGCCACTGCCAGGCGCTACCCGCTGACCCCACTGCTGTATACGCTCATTTTCTTCCACGCCATCATTCTGATGGTGGGTGGAATGTACACCTACGCTAAAGTTCCCGTAGGCTTTGAAGTCCAGGAGTGGCTGGGGTTAAGCCGCAACCCCTACGACAAGCTGGGGCACTTCTTCCAGGGGCTGGTTCCTGCGTTGGTGGCTCGCGAGATCCTCGTGCGCGGGAAGATTGTTCGCGGCAAAAAGATGCTGGCGTTCCTGGTCTGCTGCGTGGCGCTGGCGATCAGCGCGGTTTATGAGCTGATTGAATGGTGGGCGGCTTTAGCAATGGGGCAAGGGGCTGATGATTTTCTCGGCACCCAGGGCGATCAGTGGGATACGCAGTCAGATATGTTTTGCGCTCTGCTTGGTGCATTGACCACGGTGATCCTGCTGGCGCGCGTCCATTGCCGTCAGATCAGGAGGCATCATTTAGCTTCGGCTTTCTGATTTATTACCGCAATTGCCCGGTGGCGCCTGTAGGCCGGATAAGCGCAGCGCCATCGGCAATATCACTATCAGCTTCAAAAATATTCCTGCTGTCGATAAAACGCATCATAATCCAACGCTTATATTGATATAACAAGCTGAATTTCAAGAGTATATTTTAAAACTCAGCATTTCCCCCCCTCTTTACACCTGATTTTTCGAGGTTAATACTTGCGCGCATCACTCATTCCTCCATAACCGGGTAAAAGATGATGAAAGTACTAATCGTAGAAAGTGAATTCCTCCATCAGGACACCTGGGTTGGCAGTGCTGTCGAGCGTCTGGCAGATGCTTTAAGTCGGCAAAATGTGACCGTCATTAAGTCCACGTCATTCGACGACGGCTACGCCATCCTTTCCGCAAACGAAGCCATTGATTGCCTGATGTTCAGCTATCAAATGGAACACCCCGATGAACATCACAACGTCAGACAACTGATCGGAAAGCTTCATGAGCGCCAGCAAAACGTGCCGGTTTTTCTGCTGGGTGACCGAGAGAAAGCCATTGCCTCGCTGGACCGCGACCTGCTGGAACTTGTCGATGAGTTCGCCTGGATCCTCGAAGATAGCGCAGATTTTATCGCCGGACGCGCCGTTGCGGCCATGACGCGCTATCGCCAACAACTGTTACCGCCGCTGTTCAGCGCGCTGATGAAATACAGCGATATCCATGAATATTCCTGGGCCGCACCGGGACACCAGGGCGGGGTCGGCTTTACCAAAACCCCGGCCGGTCGCCTGTATCATGATTTCTATGGCGAAAATCTGTTCCGCACCGACATGGGGATTGAACGCGAGTCGCTGGGCTCGTTGCTCGACCACACTGGCGCATTTGGTGAAAGCGAAAAATATGCCGCTAAAGTGTTCGGTGCCGATCGCTCCTGGTCAGTCGTTGTAGGCACATCCGGTTCTAACCGCACCATTATGCAGGCCTGCATGACCGATAATGACGTGGTCGTCCTGGACCGTAACTGCCATAAATCTATTGAGCAGGGGTTGATCCTAACCGGCGCGAAACCGGTATATATGGTGCCCAGCCGTAACCGCTACGGCATCATCGGCCCTATCTATCCGCAGGAAATGCAGCCGGAAACCATTCAGAAAAAAATCAGCGACAGCCCGCTGACTAAAGCGAAGCTGGGGCAGAAACCATCCTACAGCGTGGTCACCAACTGCACCTACGATGGCGTGTGCTATAACGCCAAAGAGGCGCAGGATCTGCTGGCGCAGACCACCGATCGTATCCACTTCGACGAAGCCTGGTACGGCTACGCTCGTTTTAACCCGATTTATGCCGACCACTACGCAATGCGCGGTGAGCCAGGCGACCATAACGGCCCGACCGTTTTTGCCACTCACTCCACACACAAACTGCTGAACGCGCTGTCTCAGGCGTCTTACATCCATGTGCGCGAAGGTCGCGGCGCGGTTAACTTCTCCCGCTTCAATCAGGCGTACATGATGCATGCCACCACCTCACCGCTGTATGCCATTTGCGCATCTAACGACGTTGCCGTGTCAATGATGGACGGTAACAGTGGCCAGTCACTGACCCGTGAAGTGATCGACGAAGCGATTGATTTCCGTCAGGCGATGGCACGTTTATATAAAGAGTTCAGTGCCGAAGGCGACTGGTTCTTCAAACCGTGGAATAAAGAGGTTATTACCGACCCGGAAACTGGCAAAACCTGGGATTTTGCCGACGCACCGGCAACTTTACTGGCCACCGACCAGAACTGCTGGGTCATGCGTCCTGGCGAAACCTGGCATGGCTTTAAGGATTTACCGGATAACTGGAGCATGCTCGACCCGAT from Citrobacter sp. RHB25-C09 harbors:
- a CDS encoding DUF2238 domain-containing protein, translating into MVRTLNPLLLNAGALFLILLLVYTGLFAGDKLTWLMEVTPVIIVVPLLLATARRYPLTPLLYTLIFFHAIILMVGGMYTYAKVPVGFEVQEWLGLSRNPYDKLGHFFQGLVPALVAREILVRGKIVRGKKMLAFLVCCVALAISAVYELIEWWAALAMGQGADDFLGTQGDQWDTQSDMFCALLGALTTVILLARVHCRQIRRHHLASAF
- the fumA gene encoding class I fumarate hydratase FumA gives rise to the protein MSNKEFFYQAPFPMGEDKTEYYLLTSDHVSVSEFEGESILKVEPQALTLLAQQAFHDASFLLRTEHQQQVASILHDPEASENDKYVALQFLRNSEIAAKGILPTCQDTGTAIIVGKKGQRVWTGGGDEAALSKGVYNTYIEDNLRYSQNAALDMYKEVNTGTNLPAQIDLYSVDGDEYKFLCVTKGGGSANKTYLYQETKALLTPGKLKNFLVDKMRTLGTAACPPYHIAFVIGGTSAESTLKTVKLASTHYYDGLPTEGNEHGQAFRDVQLEQELLKEAQNLGLGAQFGGKYFAHDIRVIRLPRHGASCPVGMGVSCSADRNIKAKINRKGIWIEKLERNPGQYIPESLRQAGEGEAVKVDLNRPMKEILAQLSQYPVSTRLSLTGTIIVGRDIAHAKLKERIDSGEGLPQYIKDHPIYYAGPAKTPAGYPSGSLGPTTAGRMDSYVDLLQSHGGSMIMLAKGNRSQQVTDACHKHGGFYLGSIGGPAAVLAQQSIKHLECVEYPELGMEAIWKIEVEDFPAFILVDDKGNDFFQQILSKQCANCAK
- the dcuB gene encoding anaerobic C4-dicarboxylate transporter DcuB; translated protein: MLFSIQLLIILICLFYGARKGGIALGLLGGIGLVILVFVFHLQPGKPPVDVMLVIIAVVAASATLQASGGLDVMLQIAEKLLRRNPKYVSIVAPFVTCTLTILCGTGHVVYTILPIIYDVAIKNNIRPERPMAASSIGAQMGIIASPVSVAVVSLVAMLGNVTFEGKHLEFLDLLAITIPSTLLGILAIGIFSWFRGKDLDKDEDFQKFISVPENREYVYGDTATLLDKKLPKSNWLAMWIFLGSIAIVALLGAFSELRPSFGGKALSMVLVIQMFMLLTGALIIILTKTNPASISKNEVFRSGMIAIVAVYGIAWMAETMFGAHMDEIQGVLGEMVKEYPWAYAIVLLLVSKFVNSQAAALAAIVPVALAIGVDPAYIVASAPACYGYYILPTYPSDLAAIQFDRSGTTRIGRFVINHSFILPGLIGVSVSCVFGWIFAAMYGFL
- the adiA gene encoding arginine decarboxylase, with amino-acid sequence MKVLIVESEFLHQDTWVGSAVERLADALSRQNVTVIKSTSFDDGYAILSANEAIDCLMFSYQMEHPDEHHNVRQLIGKLHERQQNVPVFLLGDREKAIASLDRDLLELVDEFAWILEDSADFIAGRAVAAMTRYRQQLLPPLFSALMKYSDIHEYSWAAPGHQGGVGFTKTPAGRLYHDFYGENLFRTDMGIERESLGSLLDHTGAFGESEKYAAKVFGADRSWSVVVGTSGSNRTIMQACMTDNDVVVLDRNCHKSIEQGLILTGAKPVYMVPSRNRYGIIGPIYPQEMQPETIQKKISDSPLTKAKLGQKPSYSVVTNCTYDGVCYNAKEAQDLLAQTTDRIHFDEAWYGYARFNPIYADHYAMRGEPGDHNGPTVFATHSTHKLLNALSQASYIHVREGRGAVNFSRFNQAYMMHATTSPLYAICASNDVAVSMMDGNSGQSLTREVIDEAIDFRQAMARLYKEFSAEGDWFFKPWNKEVITDPETGKTWDFADAPATLLATDQNCWVMRPGETWHGFKDLPDNWSMLDPIKVSILAPGMGDDGELEETGVPAALVTAWLGRHGIVPTRTTDFQIMFLFSMGITRGKWGTLINTLCSFKHHYDANTPLTQVMPELVEDHPEIYANLGLHDLGDKMFAWLRENNPGASLNAAYSSLPVAEITPREAYNAIVNDNVEMVAIENLPGRIAANSVIPYPPGIPMLLSGENFGDENSPQVGYLRALQSWDHHFPGFEHETEGTEIINGVYHVMCVKA